The Toxoplasma gondii ME49 chromosome XII, whole genome shotgun sequence genome includes a region encoding these proteins:
- a CDS encoding casein kinase I (encoded by transcript TGME49_247710~Predicted member of protein kinase family CK1;CK1, (PMID:22047078).), whose translation MGGGGQGIPRAANHHCHGGSNGSAQTPSPPTVVNKVYRVGRKIGSGSFGSLYDGVDVRDGREVAIKLELASTKHPQLIYEAKIIRLLQGGVGVPVCYHYGDEGEWHVMVIDRLGHSLEDLFNLCKRNFSVETVLHLGIQMLDRIEYIHKHHCIHRDIKPDNFLVGRGENANVVYLIDFGLAKKFRDHSGRHIVYKEGKNLTGTARYASLATHLGIEQARRDDLEGLGYVLIYFLRGSLPWQGLKATSKRDKYSKITHTKMNVDINALCEGLPSCFSEFLSYCRALQFTDAPNCRYLRRLLTDALAERRSRKFAFDWAPLLPACCCCICRPAAAPAALSPSLPHPGISASPHILLPQQASHLVLHGAYGPVVSPRRGQAVPVSLAARAGAPAGGRCGAVVGPEERVFLGLGDERPRGSPGAVPCGKKEGNGCVADEEKLGQKERGDLGGLRYNVGKQGGGVPPQAGVTPCFSGPLCASQALLVSSLPLLRASQAAGGMATPAGTHAPARLSPGLGPGPVVVGVAQSLGLDLAVAAAKVGGAVDLVACAPAGVAPLGDDRVGRAFFETQKSHFHAVLH comes from the exons ATGGGCGGCGGCGGCCAGGGAATCCCTCGCGCCGCGAATCACCACTGCCACGGCGGGAGCAACGGCAGTGCTCAGACGCCCAGTCCGCCGACGGTCGTGAACAAAGTGTACAGAGTTGGCAGGAAGATTGGTAGCGGTTCGTTTGGGTCGCTGTACGACGGCGTGGATGTCCGCGACGGCCGCGAGGTCGCCATCAAGCTTGAGCTCGCGAGCACCAAGCATCCGCAGCTGATTTACGAAGCGAAAATCATTCGCCTTCTGCAAGGCGGAG TTGGCGTTCCGGTCTGCTATCACTACGGCGACGAGGGGGAGTGGCATGTCATGGTCATCGATCGTCTGGGTCACTCTCTGGAAGACTTGTTCAACCTCTGCAAGCGGAACTTCTCTGTGGAGACGGTGCTTCATCTCGGCATTCAAATG CTAGACAGAATCGAATACATCCACAAGCACCACTGCATCCATCGAGATATCAAGCCGGATAACTTTCTCGTTGGCCGGGGTGAAAACGCAAATGTCGTTTATCTCATCGACTTCGGACTTGCGAAGAAGTTCCGTGACCACAGCGGCAGACACATCGTCTACAAAGAAGGGAAAAACCTCACTGGAACTGCTCGATATGCTTCACTGGCAACTCATCTCg GCATAGAGCAAGCGCGTCGAGATGATCTGGAGGGGTTGGGGTACGTCCTCATTTATTTTCTTCGAGGTTCTTTGCCATGGCAAGGCCTGAAAGCGACTTCGAAGCGCGACAAGTACAGCAAGATTACACACACAAAAATGAATGTGGATATCAACGCACTGTGTGAGGGCCTTCCCTCGTGCTTCTCAGAGTTTCTCTCGTACTGTCGAGCGCTCCAGTTCACAGACGCCCCCAACTGCAG ATACCTGCGGCGCCTGTTGACAGACGCTCTGGCCGAACGTCGCTCACGCAAATTTGCGTTTGATTGGGCACCGCTGTTGCCTGCAtgctgctgctgcatttGTCGTCCAGCGGCTGCGCccgctgctctgtctccgtctctgcccCATCCAGGCATCTCCGCTTCGCCCCACATTTTGCTACCTCAGCAGGCGTCTCACCTGGTGCTCCACGGGGCGTACGGGCCCGTGGTGTCTCCGCGGAGGGGTCAGGCTGTCCCCGTGTCTCTGGCCGCGCGGGCTGGGGCTCCAGCCGGGGGCCGGTGCGGGGCCGTTGTGGGCCCGGAGGAGCGTGTCTTCTTGGGGCTCGGGGACGAGAGGCCTCGCGGGTCTCCGGGCGCTGTGCCGTgtgggaagaaggagggaaatGGGTGCGTCgcggacgaggagaaactcGGCCAAAAAGAGCGTGGAGACCTGGGGGGCCTGCGCTACAATGTTGGCAAACAAGGGGGAGGCGTGCCGCCTCAAGCTGGCGTGACGCCGTGCTTCAGCGGGCCTCTTTGTGCCTCGCAGGCCTTGCTGGTCTCTTCCCTCCCGCTGCTCAGGGCCTCACAGGCTGCCGGCGGGATGGCGACGCCTGCCGGGACCCACGCGCCCGCGCGCTTGTCTCCGGGCCTGGGCCCTGGGCCCGTGGTCGTCGGGGTCGCCCAGTCCCTGGGGCTCGACTTGGCGGTCGCGGCGGCCAAGGTCGGAGGCGCCGTGGAcctcgttgcatgcgctccgGCGGGAGTCGCGCCCCTTGGAGACGACCGAGTCGGGCGGGCCTTTttcgagacacagaaatcCCACTTTCACGCGGTGCTCCATTAG
- a CDS encoding hypothetical protein (encoded by transcript TGME49_247720) — MAQNQVDNRGRNREPTRTRMSKNSQSPTVHNSDNEAYALYFCSSPSLYSPFFSILARFSASSSLASACGSRRLTRTNNLHVSFTFPPRHSKFDFRNSAFSTLPCHLHSFSTDIGTSTALALSAVLYAPKQCPPPPQLVFSVQTLRAFHSVCKASRQVVCAPVGRLARPRAPTADMLSTKSFSRATLTLTTVPRTTSDCPCKL; from the coding sequence ATGGCTCAAAACCAAGTCGACAACAgaggacgaaacagagaaccaACGAGAACGCGAATGTCTAAGAATTCTCAAAGTCCAACGGTTCATAACAGCGACAACGAGGCGTACGCGCTCTacttctgctcctctccttcactctattctcccttcttctccattttAGCTCGCTTTtcagcctcttcttctctggcgtCTGCGTGTGGCTCTCGCCGTTTGACGAGAACCAACAACCTCCACGTCTCCTTCACTTTCCCTCCACGACATTCGAAGTTCGATTTTCGAAACTCCGCCTTCTCTACTCTTCCTTGCCACTTGCATTCTTTCTCGACTGACATTGGCACCTCGACTGCCTTGGCATTGTCTGCCGTCCTCTATGCGCCAAAACAGTGTCCACCCCCGCCTCAACTGGTGTTCTCTGTACAAACTTTGCGCGCGTTTCACAGCGTGTGCAAAGCCAGTCGGCAGGTGGTTTGCGCCCCAGTCGGGCGGCTGGCGAGGCCAAGAGCGCCGACCGCAGACATGCTAAGCACCAAAAGTTTCTCTCGTGCGACTTTGACTCTCACGACTGTGCCACGCACGACGAGCGACTGTCCCTGCAAACTGTGA